In one Balaenoptera ricei isolate mBalRic1 chromosome 20, mBalRic1.hap2, whole genome shotgun sequence genomic region, the following are encoded:
- the CBX2 gene encoding chromobox protein homolog 2, giving the protein MEELSSVGEQVFAAECILSKRLRKGKLEYLVKWRGWSSKHNSWEPEENILDPRLLLAFQKKEHEKEVQNRKRGKRPRGRPRKHTVMSPCSRHSKLKEPDAPSKSKSSSSSSSSTSSSSSSDEEDDSDLDAKRGPRGRETHPVPQKKAQILVAKPELKDPIRKKRGRKPLPPEQKAARRPVSLAKVLKTARKDLGAPAGKLPPPLSAPVAGLAALKAHAKEACSGPSTMATPENLASLMKGMAGSPSRGGISWQSSIVHYMNRMSQSQAQAAGRLALRAPTASKCSLGLDLKVRTQKGELGISPPGSKVPKAPSGALEQKVGGTGGPPHVHSGNKVPAGCLGPQPAPTQELSLQVLDLQSVKNGTPGLGMVARHATTTKGNPATHPATGKGAGGGLTAVSGAGLPTDGSKSEKLASRAAALPTPAGKRDFVKGSLAPGQEGHPTPGEARKTATLSEMSTGEENSSSDSDPDSASLPSAGQNLSVSVQTSQDWKPTRSLIEHVFVTDVTANLITVTVKESPTSVGFFNLRHY; this is encoded by the exons ATGGAGGAGCTGAGCAGCGTGGGCGAGCAGGTCTTCGCCGCCGAGTGCATCCTGAGCAAGCGGCTCCGCAAG GGCAAGCTGGAGTACCTGGTCAAGTGGCGTGGCTGGTCCTCCAA ACACAACAGCTGGGAGCCAGAGGAAAATATCCTGGACCCGAGGCTGCTCTTGGCTTTCCAGAAGAA GGAACACGAGAAGGAGGTGCAGAACCGGAAGAGAGGCAAGCGGCCCAGGGGCAGGCCGAGGAAGCACACAGTGATGTCCCCCTGCAGCCGGCACTCCAAGCTCAAG GAACCCGACGCCCCCTCTAAATCCAAATCCAGcagttcctcctcttcctccacgtcctcctcttcttcctcagatGAAGAGGATGACAGCGACTTAGACGCCAAGAGGGGCCCCCGGGGCCGTGAGACTCACCCAGTGCCTCAGAAGAAGGCCCAGATCCTGGTAGCCAAGCCCGAACTGAAGGATCCCATCCGGAAGAAGCGGGGTCGCAAGCCCCTGCCCCCAGAACAGAAGGCGGCTCGGAGGCCCGTCAGCCTGGCCAAGGTGCTGAAGACGGCCCGGAAGGACCTAGGGGCACCGGCCGGCAAGCTGCCCCCCCCGCTCAGTGCCCCCGTGGCCGGCCTGGCAGCCCTGAAGGCCCATGCCAAGGAGGCTTGCAGTGGCCCCAGCACCATGGCCACCCCGGAGAACTTGGCCAGCCTGATGAAGGGCATGGCCGGCAGCCCCAGCCGGGGTGGTATCAGCTGGCAGAGCTCCATCGTGCACTACATGAACCGGATGAGCCAGAGCCAGGCCCAGGCCGCGGGCAGACTGGCTCTCAGGGCCCCAACTGCCAGCAAGTGCAGCCTAGGGCTGGACCTGAAGGTGAGGACGCAGAAGGGGGAGCTGGGGATAAGCCCCCCGGGAAGCAAAGTCCCAAAGGCCCCCAGTGGTGCTCTGGAGCAGAAAGTGGGGGGCACAGGAGGGCCTCCACACGTCCACAGTGGCAACAAGGTCCCTGCCGGGTGCCTGGGCCCCCAGCCTGCACCCACCCAGGAGCTGAGCCTCCAGGTCTTGGACTTACAGAGTGTCAAGAACGGCACACCAGGGCTGGGCATGGTCGCCCGCCATGCCACAACCACCAAGGGTAACCCTGCCACCCACCCAGCCACTGGGAAGGGTGCCGGGGGTGGCCTCActgcggtgagtggggctggCCTGCCCACCGACGGCAGCAAGAGTGAGAAGCTGGCCTCCAGggcagcagccctgcccacccctgccGGCAAGAGGGACTTTGTCAAGGGCAGCCTGGCCCCAGGGCAGGAGGGCCACCCGACTCCGGGAGAGGCGCGGAAGACGGCTACACTGTCTGAGATGAGCACCGGCGAAGAGAACAGCAGCTCCGACTCGGACCCTGACTCGGCCTCCCTGCCCAGTGCCGGACAGAACCTGTCAGTGTCCGTCCAAACCAGCCAGGACTGGAAGCCCACCCGCAGCCTCATAGAGCACGTCTTCGTCACCGACGTCACCGCCAACCTCATCACAGTCACGGTGAAGGAGTCTCCCACCAGCGTGGGCTTCTTCAACCTGAGACATTACTGA